In the genome of Andrena cerasifolii isolate SP2316 chromosome 5, iyAndCera1_principal, whole genome shotgun sequence, one region contains:
- the Nop10 gene encoding nop10 ribonucleoprotein produces MYLMYYLNETGERVYTLKKIDPNGKPTLSAHPARFSPEDKYSRERITLKRRFGLLLTQQPLPTY; encoded by the exons atgtatttgatgTACTATTTAAACGAAACCGGAGAACGGGTGTATACTTTAAAG AAAATAGATCCAAATGGAAAACCCACCCTATCAGCGCAcccag ctCGATTCTCTCCGGAAGATAAATATTCAAGAGAAAGGATAACGTTAAAGAGAAGATTTGGTCTGTTACTTACGCAACAGCCGCTACCAACTTATTAG